One genomic segment of Mytilus galloprovincialis chromosome 5, xbMytGall1.hap1.1, whole genome shotgun sequence includes these proteins:
- the LOC143075037 gene encoding uncharacterized protein LOC143075037 — MFYLSPSTSVESLTEIRINVKFDSSLFDTNTEIPVLVYWDNFQESWKHPSDTCNDVTDKTDFINKVFTTQACKEVFSKTTSTRKKRSAPTSVPLPTSVPLPRMWSLMVMSRRAPNTPPRITTSELFVSEDMADLQDKNGQKVVQYEDSESDDVEFTILQPPFHGQANITSDGTVYYLPDSNYNGADFIIVKVVETGLLPPFHPLSATRNITINIAPINDAPLLLPFESDSKFEEVEVPGKGLNSVQILLDGNVTKKYELGHVTFLDVDFVDPSINEINYTMRINNTLLSNFTFEPVQFHGILKKKLKLSLSVDKTFYGRTVFTARGYDQARFTTKNIEVNVYILIAPCVHGNCLNRTSTECNEVERASSFEKYSCKCDRGYTDEWCQTDINECDPNPCSVFYDCEDLIGYQKCNLNVVKTILLTLAVLLTLVMCFMLIRRFYKKKRPNKIDPGSNTWSFGSEDLGQKKGRFIRPTSASSTEDLVPSCTVRDINVDIGKHLILICTDRETNVGNRQSFEEKVDTHTENTSETGDRNVLLSEKTIDSLTKTLEPISTLTATIGLKAPHHKPLRMKTGENHTDTKPNYRFSRYLVDSSLDKSGQLKIIVPPKISSKNQTKNDQT, encoded by the exons TTCAGGAATCATGGAAGCACCCATCTGACACTTGTAATGATGTAACAGATAAAACAGACTTCATCAACAAAGTTTTCACTACACAG GCATGCAAAGAAGTATTCTCAAAGACAACTTCAACAAGAAAGAAAAGATCTGCCCCCACCAGTGTACCATTACCAACCAGTGTACCTTTACCCAGAATGTGGTCATTAATGGTGATGTCTAGGAGAGCACCAAACACACCACCTCGTATCACTACATCAGAACTATTTGTGAGTGAAGACATGGCTGACCTCCAGGATAAGAATGGACAGAAGGTTGTACAGTATGAAGATAGTGAATCTGATGATGTTGAATTCACAATTCTCCAGCCACCATTCCATGGACAAGCCAACATTACATCAGATGGAACAGTTTATTATCTTCCAGATAGTAATTATAATGGAGCTGACTTTATAATTGTTAAAGTAGTAGAAACAGGACTACTGCCCCCATTCCATCCACTGTCTGCTACCAGAAATATAACAATTAACATTGCCCCTATAAATGATGCTCCACTGCTTTTGCCGTTTGAATCAGATTCAAAATTTGAAGAAGTAGAAGTTCCTGGTAAAGGTTTGAATTCAGTTCAAATTTTATTGGATGGAAATGTTACAAAGAAGTATGAATTAGGACATGTGACTTTCTTAGATGTTGACTTTGTTGACCCTTCAATTAATGAAATAAACTACACAATGAGAATTAACAATACTTTACTCAGTAACTTTACCTTTGAACCTGTTCAGTTTCATGGCATACTTAAAAAGAAGTTAAAACTGAGTCTCTCAGTTGACAAAACATTCTATGGGAGAACAGTTTTTACAGCCAGAGGATACGATCAAGCCAGATTCACAACCAAAAATATAGAGGTCAATGTTTACATCTTAATTGCCCCCTGTGTCCATGGCAACTGCCTGAACAGAACCTCGACTGAATGTAATGAAGTTGAACGAGCTTCCAGTTTTGAGAAATATTCCTGTAAATGTGACCGTGGTTATACTGATGAGTGGTGTCAGACAGATATAAATGAATGTGATCCTAATCCCTGTTCTGTGTTCTATGATTGTGAGGATTTGATTGGGTACCAGAAATGTAACTTGAATGTGGTCAAGACGATCTTGCTGACTCTGGCAGTTTTACTGACTCTGGTTATGTGTTTCATGTTAATCAGACGATTCTACAAGAAGAAACGACCAAACAAAATAGACCCTGGATCTAATACATG GAGTTTTGGGAGTGAGGACTTAGGTCAGAAGAAAGGAAGATTTATCAGACCAACATCAGCAAGTTCAACTGAAGATCTTGTTCCCTCCTGTACAGTTAGAGACATTAATGTTGACATTGGAAAACATCTTATTCTCATATGTACAGATAGAGAAACTAATGTTGGCAATCGTCAATCATTTGAGGAGAAAGTAGATACCCACACAGAGAACACCTCTGAGACTGGAGATAGAAATGTGTTGTTATCCGAGAAAACCATCGATAGTCTTACCAAAACACTGGAGCCTATCTCTACCTTGACTGCAACGATTGGTCTTAAGGCGCCACACCATAAGCCATTAAGAATGAAGACTGGTGAAAACCATACCGACACAAAACCAAACTATAGGTTTTCCAGATATCTTGTTGACAGCAGTCTTGATAAATCTGGACAATTGAAAATTATTGTTCCTcccaaaatttcttcaaaaaacCAAACCAAAAATGACCAAACTTAA